A region of Oncorhynchus masou masou isolate Uvic2021 chromosome 29, UVic_Omas_1.1, whole genome shotgun sequence DNA encodes the following proteins:
- the LOC135521243 gene encoding lens fiber membrane intrinsic protein-like has translation MHSFMGGGLFCAIVGNILLVVSTATDYWMQYRLSGSFAHQGLWRYCMSGKCYMQTDSIAYWNATRAFMILSAMSCFAGIIAGILSFAHFSAFERFNRSFAAGIMFFISTLFVLLAMAIYTGVTVNFLGKRFGDWRFSWSYILGWVALLMTFFAGIFYMCAYRMHECRRVVGPR, from the exons ATGCACAGCTTTATGGGAGGGGGCCTGTTCTGCGCCATAGTGGGGAACATCCTGCTGGTGGTCTCAACTGCGACAGACTACTGGATGCAGTACCGCTTGTCGGGGAGCTTCGCCCACCAGGGCctgtggaggtactgcatgtCGGGCAAGTGCTACATGCAGACGGACAGCATCG CCTACTGGAATGCCACCCGTGCCTTCATGATCCTGTCAGCCATGTCGTGCTTCGCGGGCATCATCGCAGGCATTCTCTCCTTTGCCCATTTCTCCGCCTTCGAGAGGTTCAACCGCTCCTTCGCTGCAGGGATCATGTTCTTCATCTCCA CTCTCTTTGTTCTGCTTGCAATGGCCATCTACACTGGAGTGACGGTGAACTTCCTGGGGAAGCGCTTCGGTGACTGGCGCTTCTCTTGGTCCTACATACTGGGCTGGGTGGCACTGCTCATGACCTTCTTTGCAG GAATATTTTACATGTGTGCCTACAGAATGCATGAATGCAGGAGAGTGGTGGGCCCACGCTAA
- the si:ch211-231m23.4 gene encoding free fatty acid receptor 2: MVWVKSEVILSVYIITFLIGLPANILALYAFSIKIHKKPTPTDILLLNLIVSDLLFLLFLPLKMYEAASGMQWYLPKFLCSITSYTFFSTIYTSSLLLMAVSVVRYLAVAFPITYRQLNKPFYSVVASTIIWLLTTAHCSIVFIIQHHQDLSQSNTSVCYENFTKQQLTILLPVRLEFFVMLCLVPLMVCIFCYLRCIWIMYTLPRISPGQKQKAIGMALGTLAVFLVCVFPYNFSHVLGFFTGHSPPWRYYTLLLSAFNTCLDPIIFYFSSSTFRITIKMSICKMLGLRHGQAAIQRESTTADIGQE, encoded by the coding sequence ATGGTGTGGGTGAAAAGTGAGGTGATTCTGTCCGTCTACATCATCACTTTCCTGATTGGCCTACCTGCCAACATCCTGGCACTCTACGCCTTCAGCATCAAGATCCACAAAAAGCCCACTCCCACAGACATCCTCCTGCTCAACCTGATCGTGTCCgacctcctctttcttctcttcctgcCTCTCAAGATGTATGAGGCGGCCTCTGGCATGCAGTGGTACCTGCCCAAGTTCCTCTGCTCCATCACTTCCTACACCTTCTTTTCCACTATCTACACCAGTTCTCTCCTGTTGATGGCTGTCAGTGTGGTCCGGTACCTGGCGGTTGCCTTCCCCATCACCTACCGCCAACTCAACAAACCTTTCTATTCTGTGGTGGCCAGCACAATCATCTGGCTTCTCACCACTGCCCACTGCAGCATCGTGTTCATCATCCAGCACCACCAAGACCTCTCCCAAAGCAACACCTCCGTCTGCTACGAGAACTTCACCAAACAACAGCTGACCATCCTCCTCCCGGTGCGCCTGGAGTTCTTCGTCATGCTCTGCTTGGTTCCTCTCATGGTTTGCATCTTCTGCTACCTCCGCTGTATCTGGATCATGTACACGCTCCCCAGGATCAGCCCGGGCCAGAAGCAGAAGGCCATCGGGATGGCGCTGGGTACTCTGGCCGTCTTCCTTGTGTGTGTCTTTCCCTACAACTTCTCCCATGTGCTGGGTTTCTTCACAGGGCACAGCCCCCCGTGGAGGTACTACACCCTGCTGCTCAGCGCCTTCAACACCTGCCTGGACCCTATCATCTtctacttctcctcctccaccttccgCATCACTATCAAGATGTCCATCTGCAAGATGCTGGGACTGCGACATGGTCAGGCTGCGATCCAAAGGGAAAGCACAACAGCCGATATTGGCCAAGAGTAG
- the LOC135520140 gene encoding sialic acid-binding Ig-like lectin 14 has protein sequence MDILSFITGCTLVSLGHCWMVKVPNTVKAVDGSCVEVSCHTAPHHRVIWYQYHSVYYPKLYDGKEPTSVGASFRGRTSVPGNSAEGDCTLRFESVTWKDNNLQLYVWINPDESATQTFHRQIVTITIENRKAPVLSMQNAMVDGALFQANCSVWHSCPSSPPSFHWSRLPVNSTAVTSMEEKGGLWVSTETIQGRGTCQLHKKEMKCTAQFATVQTESQPVILNISYAPVGVNMMADEQPVSEGHSVNLECVADSNPQPGRYVWIRRQGGQSIQTNSTQGKMSYPNISRDSSFSCIVQNNIGSSQSAWLFLDVNFPPAILSDSTCSLKGGILTCVCRAEARPNATLRWTISGSSTLPSSFTSITIYRDNTVSAELTGPVESRPNVSCVASNSLATDIQQLPLDTKFTAGQFLPWMLTALAVGSVSLGCVMFVCRRRCRERPKASSNLPMLDIPLRQGDMSESLRYSNPQKPQQKPERTKPKAMPMAIPKEIARTDSQSSVYENDFVPKKPSQNPAKNNEKIKLQDGTKAMCSGMDDIYQNY, from the exons ATGGACATCCTCAGCTTCATCACAG GGTGCACACTTGTCTCACTTGGTCACTGTTGGATGGTGAAGGTGCCCAATACTGTGAAGGCAGTAGATGGCAGCTGTGTAGAAGTGTCCTGTCACACCGCCCCCCACCACAGGGTCATTTGGTACCAGTATCATAGCGTTTACTATCCTAAGCTTTATGATGGCAAGGAACCGACCAGTGTGGGGGCCAGTTTTAGAGGGCGTACATCAGTGCCAGGCAATTCAGCAGAGGGGGACTGTACACTGAGGTTTGAGAGTGTGACGTGGAAAGACAATAACCTCCAGCTCTACGTGTGGATCAACCCTGATGAGTCCGCTACACAAACGTTCCATCGTCAGATCGTAACAATCACAATTGAAA ATAGAAAAGCTCCTGTGTTATCCATGCAGAATGCAATGGTGGATGGAGCCTTATTCCAGGCCAACTGTAGTGTCTGGCATTCCtgcccatcctctcctccatcctttcaCTGGAGCCGCTTGCCTGTCAATTCTACAGCAGTGACGTCAATGGAGGAAAAGGGAGGGCTGTGGGTGTCCACTGAGACAATACAAGGAAGAGGAACGTGCCAACTGCACAAAAAAGAGATGAAATGCACAGCTCAATTCGCTACAGTCCAAACTGAGAGTCAACCAGTCATTCTTAACATCTCGT ATGCCCCTGTAGGTGTGAATATGATGGCGGATGAACAGCCAGTCAGTGAAGGTCATAGTGTCAATCTGGAGTGTGTTGCTGACAGCAATCCCCAGCCAGGCCGGTATGTGTGGATCAGACGACAGGGAGGCCAAAGCATCCAAACGAATTCAACTCAGGGAAAAATGTCCTATCCCAACATTAGTCGAGACTCTTCATTCTCCTGCATTGTCCAAAACAATATTGGATCAAGTCAGTCAGCCTGGCTGTTTCTGGATGTCAACT TCCCCCCAGCAATCCTCTCTGACTCCACTTGCTCCTTGAAGGGTGGgattctgacctgtgtgtgtagaGCAGAAGCCCGACCTAATGCCACTCTGCGCTGGACGATCAGCGGAAGCAGCACTCTCCCATCCTCCTTCACTTCCATCACCATATACAGAGATAATACTGTGTCAGCAGAACTCACTGGGCCTGTGGAAAGTCGACCAAATGTCTCCTGCGTAGCCAGTAACTCACTGGCCACTGACATCCAGCAGCTGCCCCTTGACACAAAATTCACAGCTGGACAGT TTCTGCCATGGATGCTGACTGCTCTGGCAGTTGGAAGTGTCTCTCTGGGATGTGTAATGTTTGTATGCAGAAGACGTTGCAGAGAGAG GCCAAAGGCCAGCTCTAATCTCCCCATGTTGGATATCCCTCTAAG GCAAGGTGACATGTCAGAGTCCCTAAGGTACAGCAATCCCCAAAA ACCACAGCAAAAGCCTGAGAGGACCAAGCCTAAGGCCATGCCCATGGCCATACCCAAGGAGATAGCACGGACGGATAGCCAATCGTCAGTCTACGAAAATGACTTTGTGCCAAAGAAGCCTAGTCAAAACCCAGCAAAGAACAACGAGAAGATCAAATTACAAGATGGCACAAAG GCTATGTGTTCAGGCATGGATGATATTTACCAAAATTATTGA